The genome window CTTTAACCGTTTCTTCCTGCTGTTGTTTAATTTTTTCATTAGATTCGTTTACAATTATGTTTTCTTCACTTTTAGCTCCTGGTTCTTCAATAAAAGATTTAACAAAATTCTCTGTACCATTTCCCGAAAAAACTAAATATCCAACACTTAAACCAACCAACAAAGATAAAACTAACATTACAATTTGTTCATTATTGATTTTTCTCATGAGTTTTCCTCCTTTTTGTATATTATTGTTATATTTCTCTGTTTTTACATTATTTTCCTGCATAAACATAAAAAAATATCCTCTTTTTTTAATATGAGGATATTTATATTCTTCTATTTTATTTTTTATATAACTTTGAAGTGATTTTTTCCATTATTAAATCATTGGCAATTTCATTTAATCCCCCATGAGGTATAATAATATCAGCTTTATATCTGGTAGCTTCAACATATTTTTCATGCATTGGTTTAACAGTAGATAAATATTGTTTTTTTACAGAATCAAAACTTCTACCTCTTTTATTTATATCTCTACTAATCCTCCTAAGAAGTCTAATATCTGCATCTGCGTCTACAAATATTTTCAAATCAAACATTTCGCATAATTTTTCATAATAAAAAATTAATATACCTTCCACAATTACAATCGGTGTGGGAATTATTTCTATTTTATCATTCAATCTTTCATTTGTTTTATAAGAATATTTAGGTCGATAAACTTTTTCTCCTTTTCTCAACTTTTTCAAATGCTCTATTAAAAGTTCTGTTTCAAAGGAGGAAGGATGGTCAAAATTTATATCTTCTTCTGCTACATCAAAATAACTTTTATCATAATAATAAAAATCATGTTTAATAATAGTAACTTCATCTTTAAAAGATTTTTTTAAAATATTTGCAAGAGTAGTCTTCCCAGAAGCTGTGCCCCCGGCTATTCCTATTAAGTACATATACATTCCCCTTTTTATTATTTACAAATTATTGTTTTTTATTATACCAAAATATTTTTATTCCCTCAAGAATTATTACTAATTTCGGGGTTTTATTAGAGCTTTTTTATGATAACCAATCAAATCTTCTCTACCTGTTTTTTTAAGAGCATCATAAACCAAATCATAGTTTTCGTTGTAATTATATTGTAATAAAGCCCTTTGCATATTTTTTTCTTTTTTAGTTTTGGGAACATAGACTTTCTCCATTGTTAAAGGATCATATCCACTAAAATACATAGCAGTAGATAAAGTTCCTGGAGTTGGATAAAAATCCTGAACCTGTTCTGGGATATGTCCTATATCTCTTAAATATTCTGCTAATTTTATTGCATCTTTTAATTCACTTCCAGGATGGCTTGATATAAAATAGGGAATTAAATATTGTTCTTTATTTATTTTTTCGTTTATTTCATAAAATTTATTTCTAAATTCATTAAATAAATTATTATCTGGTTTTCTCATTTTATCTAATACATTTTTAGATATGTGCTCTGGAGCAACTTTTAACTGACCACTAACATGATGTTTACATAATTCTTCTAAAAACTCAGAATCATCATCTTCTAATATATAATCATAACGAAGACCTGACCTTATAAAAACCTTTTTTATTTCAGATATTTTTCTCAAACTTTTCAAAATATCAAGATAATCACTATGGTCAACATGTAAATTCGAACAGGGTTCTGGATAAAGACAATGCTTGTTCTTACAGGAACCCTGAGTTACCTGTTTTGTACAGGCAGGATGTCTAAAATTGGCTGTAGGTCCTCCGACATCATGTATATATCCTTTAAAATCATTCATTTTTATTATTTCTTTAGCTTCTTTTAAGATAGATTCTTTACTTCTACTAACAACCTGTCTCCCCTGATGAAAAGTAAGTGCACAAAAAGAACAACCACCAAAACAACCTCTAGAACTTGTTATACTGAATTTAACTTCATCTATAGCAGGAACCCCACCCTCCGTTTCATAAATAGGATGATAATCCCTTTGATAAGGTAATTCATATATATGATCCATTTCCTCTTCTGTCAAAGGTTTTACAGGTTGATTTTGAACTAAATAACGATTCCCATGTTCTTGAACAATTACCTCTCCCCTTATTGGATCCTGTTCTTCATACTGCACTTTAAAAGCTTTAGCATATTTTTTCTTATTATTTTTCACTTCTTGATAAGAAGCTATTTTTTTGTAACCATAAATATTATTTAAGTCAGATAATATATAACAGGTTCCAGGAATATGTCTTATATATTTTATATCCATTCCTGCTTCAAGAGAATTAGCAATTTCTAGAATTTGTTTTTCACCCATTCCATAAACCAACAAATCAGCTCTACTATCAAATAGAATGGATCTTCTTACATCATCATCCCAATAATCATAATATGCAAATCTACGAAGACTTGCTTCTATACCTCCAATAATTATTGGAATATTATTATAAGCTTCTTTAAGACGATTACAATAAACTATAGTAGCCCTATCAGGTCTTTGATCACTTTTACCACCTGGAGAATATCTATCATTAAATCTTTTTCTTTTATTTACAGTATATTTATTTACCATGGAGTCAAGATTACCTGCTGTAACCAAAAATCCATAACGAGGTTTGCCTAATTTTTTAAAATCATCAGTATTTCTCCAATCTGGCTGACTTATTATGCCAACTTTAAAACCACCATCTTCTAAAACTCTAGATATAATAGCAGTCCCAAAGCTTGGATGGTCTACATATGCATCACCTGTAACTAAAATAAAATCTAATTGTTCCCATTCTCTTTCTTTTAAATCATTTTTATTTATTGGTAAAAAATCATCTTTACGCAAATTAACACCTCAAAATCTAATTATTATTAAAATACATTTCTATATGAGGAATCCCATCTTCCAAATACATTTCAGATACCTGTTCAAAACCAAGACTTACATAAAAATCATGTAATCTTTCCTGAGCAGATATTCTTATTTCATTTTCCCCTAAATTTTCTATTATATAATTAAGAGATTTTTCCATTAATTTTCTTCCTAAACCTCGACCGCGATAATCCATTTTTACCAAAACTCTTCCAATAGAAGCTTCTTCATATGAAATACCTCTAGGTATTAATCTGGTATAGGCAACGATTTCATCATTATTTTCGGCCCATAAATGATAGGAATCTTTATCTTTGCCATCTATTTCTGGATAAGGACATTCCTGCTCTACTACAAATACATCAACTCTTTCTTTAAGAATATCATATAATGTATCTTTTTTTATTTCATCATAATGTTTTATTTTCCATTCCATAATAATACCACCTCTTAAATTATGATTTAATAATTTCTTCAGTTTTTGAAATTCTAAAAAAGTCTTCCAAAATTTCTTTGTATTGTCCAGGTACAATTACCTGATGATTTCCTAAAGGTTTTTCAAAATAATACTGTTCTAGGTTAATTTCATCTTCAAAACTTACTTCTATTTGAGTTCTACAGGCATGAGAATTATCAAGATTTAGATCAATACTTCCTTCTTCTAAATAATATTTATTTAAATTCTTCCCACCTGTTTTCATAATTGTAGCTAACCCTTCAGGAATAATCCCCTGAATTCCAACTCCAATACCAGTTTCAAAATGAGAACGAGAATTATATTTAGTACATAAAGCTGTTGGAACAGTACAATGAGCAAATTCAATTCTATTATTAACTGAATCTATTTTATAAGGATTGGCCATAAATGATTCTTCATTTATTAAATACTTAATTATCATCATAGTAAATGTCGCTGGAACATCACCTTCACAACCAGCAATTATTCCCTCATCATTTAGATAAGATAAGGCTAAACAACCAGTAGTATTAAGATTTTGGACAAGATCAAAACAGCGGATAGTTAAAGCATCAAGGTCATATTCATTTACAATTTCTTTTAAAGCAAGATAAACTTTTACAGCATCAAGAGTATCTTCTTTTGTGTTTTCAATTATTTCATCTGCATTAGCTAAAAATTTATTTGCTATATCTTCAACTTTTTCATCATCCTGGCTATTAAACCGATTATATACTTCATCTAATTCTATATCAATAATATTTAACCCCCAATTGGTTTTTATTTCACTATAATTTACATTACTAGCAATTAACCAATCAGAAGGTTCTCCAATAACTCCCAATTTAGATTGTGATATTTTATTTTTAGCACTATTTATTTTACCAAACTTTTTAATATCTTTTAATAATTTAGCCATATTGCCATGTAATATTTTTCCTATTTCTCCCTTTGATTGCACATAACTTAACATTTCTAATGAAGCTGGAAGTGAATTATGGAGAGAAGTTGCTAAAAAATAAAAGGGACGTGGCAATTCGGAAAATTTATCTTTGAAAAGACTCTCAGTTCCACCTGTTTTAACAAAATTTAATATAATATCATATTTTTTTTCATTTATCTCAGAAATATTTTCTAAATCAAAAAAAGTTAAATCAAAATGATCTTCAAGTTCTGCAATAAAACCCTCTAATGATTTATCAATATAATTTTGATCATGTACT of Halanaerobiales bacterium contains these proteins:
- the udk gene encoding uridine kinase, whose amino-acid sequence is MYLIGIAGGTASGKTTLANILKKSFKDEVTIIKHDFYYYDKSYFDVAEEDINFDHPSSFETELLIEHLKKLRKGEKVYRPKYSYKTNERLNDKIEIIPTPIVIVEGILIFYYEKLCEMFDLKIFVDADADIRLLRRISRDINKRGRSFDSVKKQYLSTVKPMHEKYVEATRYKADIIIPHGGLNEIANDLIMEKITSKLYKK
- a CDS encoding YgiQ family radical SAM protein yields the protein MRKDDFLPINKNDLKEREWEQLDFILVTGDAYVDHPSFGTAIISRVLEDGGFKVGIISQPDWRNTDDFKKLGKPRYGFLVTAGNLDSMVNKYTVNKRKRFNDRYSPGGKSDQRPDRATIVYCNRLKEAYNNIPIIIGGIEASLRRFAYYDYWDDDVRRSILFDSRADLLVYGMGEKQILEIANSLEAGMDIKYIRHIPGTCYILSDLNNIYGYKKIASYQEVKNNKKKYAKAFKVQYEEQDPIRGEVIVQEHGNRYLVQNQPVKPLTEEEMDHIYELPYQRDYHPIYETEGGVPAIDEVKFSITSSRGCFGGCSFCALTFHQGRQVVSRSKESILKEAKEIIKMNDFKGYIHDVGGPTANFRHPACTKQVTQGSCKNKHCLYPEPCSNLHVDHSDYLDILKSLRKISEIKKVFIRSGLRYDYILEDDDSEFLEELCKHHVSGQLKVAPEHISKNVLDKMRKPDNNLFNEFRNKFYEINEKINKEQYLIPYFISSHPGSELKDAIKLAEYLRDIGHIPEQVQDFYPTPGTLSTAMYFSGYDPLTMEKVYVPKTKKEKNMQRALLQYNYNENYDLVYDALKKTGREDLIGYHKKALIKPRN
- a CDS encoding GNAT family N-acetyltransferase, whose protein sequence is MEWKIKHYDEIKKDTLYDILKERVDVFVVEQECPYPEIDGKDKDSYHLWAENNDEIVAYTRLIPRGISYEEASIGRVLVKMDYRGRGLGRKLMEKSLNYIIENLGENEIRISAQERLHDFYVSLGFEQVSEMYLEDGIPHIEMYFNNN
- a CDS encoding fucose isomerase; protein product: MKIALIEISSAVHDQNYIDKSLEGFIAELEDHFDLTFFDLENISEINEKKYDIILNFVKTGGTESLFKDKFSELPRPFYFLATSLHNSLPASLEMLSYVQSKGEIGKILHGNMAKLLKDIKKFGKINSAKNKISQSKLGVIGEPSDWLIASNVNYSEIKTNWGLNIIDIELDEVYNRFNSQDDEKVEDIANKFLANADEIIENTKEDTLDAVKVYLALKEIVNEYDLDALTIRCFDLVQNLNTTGCLALSYLNDEGIIAGCEGDVPATFTMMIIKYLINEESFMANPYKIDSVNNRIEFAHCTVPTALCTKYNSRSHFETGIGVGIQGIIPEGLATIMKTGGKNLNKYYLEEGSIDLNLDNSHACRTQIEVSFEDEINLEQYYFEKPLGNHQVIVPGQYKEILEDFFRISKTEEIIKS